The genomic stretch CTTATATTACTCTTAAAAATGAGCAAAAAAACAAATAAATTTTCTGCTTCAGACTTCGGAAATGAAGCAGAAGTACCACAGGAAAACACGTTCTACTTCGGAAAGCAGAACTTTAAATGGATGCTGATCGGGCTGGCATTTATTGTGGTTGGATTTCTTTTGATGATGGGACCTGATGCCAA from Chryseobacterium indologenes encodes the following:
- a CDS encoding DUF3098 domain-containing protein; this encodes MSKKTNKFSASDFGNEAEVPQENTFYFGKQNFKWMLIGLAFIVVGFLLMMGPDANTVDGKFDPNSWNDDIFSIRRIRIAPLFVVIGFVIEVYAILKRK